One part of the Arabidopsis thaliana chromosome 1 sequence genome encodes these proteins:
- the FZL gene encoding FZO-like protein translates to MRTLISHRQCVTSPFLISAASPPFPGRCFKLSSFTPPRHRRFSSLSIRNISHESADQTSSSRPRTLYPGGYKRPELAVPGLLLRLDADEVMSGNREETLDLVDRALAKSVQIVVIDGGATAGKLYEAACLLKSLVKGRAYLLIAERVDIASAVGASGVALSDEGLPAIVARNTLMGSNPDSVLLPLVARIVKDVDSALIASSSEGADFLILGSGEEDTQVADSLLKSVKIPIYVTCRGNEEAKEELQLLKSGVSGFVISLKDLRSSRDVALRQSLDGAYVVNNHETQNMNELPEKKNSAGFIKLEDKQKLIVEMEKSVLRETIEIIHKAAPLMEEVSLLIDAVSRIDEPFLMVIVGEFNSGKSTVINALLGKRYLKEGVVPTTNEITFLCYSDLESEEQQRCQTHPDGQYVCYLPAPILKDINIVDTPGTNVILQRQQRLTEEFVPRADLLVFVLSADRPLTESEVAFLRYTQQWKKKFVFILNKSDIYRDARELEEAISFVKENTRKLLNTENVILYPVSARSALEAKLSTASLVGRDDLEIADPGSNWRVQSFNELEKFLYSFLDSSTATGMERIRLKLETPMAIAERLLSSVEALVRQDCLAAREDLASADKIISRTKEYALKMEYESISWRRQALSLIDNARLQVVDLIGTTLRLSSLDLAISYVFKGEKSASVAATSKVQGIAWKIC, encoded by the exons atGAGAACTCTAATCTCTCACCGGCAATGTGTGACGTCACCGTTTCTTATCTCCGCCGCATCTCCACCGTTTCCTGGCCGGTGCTTTAAGTTATCCTCCTTTACTCCTCCACGTCATAGgcgtttttcttctctctcgatCAGAAACATTTCGCATGAATCCGCCGATcagacttcttcttctaggcCGCGAACTCTTTATCCTGGTGGTTACAAGCGTCCCGAACTCGCCGTTCCCGGTTTACTTCTCCGGCTAGACGCCGACGAGGTTATGAGCGGGAATCGTGAAGAGACTCTTGATTTGGTCGACCGTGCTTTAGCTAAATCGGTTCAAATCGTCGTGATTGATGGCGGAGCCACCGCTGGTAAGCTCTACGAGGCGGCTTGTTTGCTGAAATCACTTGTCAAAGGCCGTGCTTACCTCTTGATCGCTGAACGTGTTGATATCGCCTCCGCCGTTGGTGCTAGTGGTGTTGCTCTCTCCGACGAAG GTCTTCCGGCGATTGTGGCGAGAAACACATTGATGGGATCCAACCCCGACTCGGTACTTCTTCCACTGGTAGCTCGGATTGTGAAGGATGTTGATTCTGCTCTAATTGCCTCAAGCTCCGAGGGTGCTGATTTCCTTATACTTGGATCTGGTGAAGAAGATACGCAAGTGGCGGATTCTTTGTTGAAGAGCGTGAAAATACCGATATATGTGACTTGCAGAGGCaatgaagaagctaaagaagaaTTGCAGTTACTGAAATCAGgtgtttctggttttgttaTTTCGTTGAAAGATTTGCGTTCTTCTAGGGATGTAGCTCTTCGCCAGAGTCTTGATGGAGCTTATGTTGTAAATAATCATGAGACACAAAATATGAATGAACTGCCGGAGAAAAAGAATTCTGCTGGCTTCATAAAATTAGAGGACAAACAGAAACTAATAGTAGAAATGGAGAAATCTGTGTTGAGAGAGACGATTGAAATCATCCACAAGGCGGCTCCACTG ATGGAGGAAGTCTCCCTTCTAATTGATGCTGTTTCTCGGATCGATGAGCCGTTTCTGATGGTTATAGTG GGGGAATTTAACTCTGGAAAATCAACGGTTATCAATGCACTTCTTGGGAAGAGATACCTGAAAGAAGGGGTAGTCCCCACTACCAATGAAATCACGTTTCTGTGCTACTCTGACTTGGAATCCGAAGAGCAACAACGTTGCCAAACACATCCAGATGGCCAATATGTATGCTATCTTCCTGCACCAATACTTAAGGAT ATAAATATTGTTGACACACCTGGGACCAATGTGATCCTTCAAAGGCAACAGCGTCTTACAGAAGAATTTGTTCCACGTGCAgatttgcttgtttttgttctttctgcTGACCGCCCTTTAACTGAAAGTGAG GTTGCGTTTCTCCGGTACACACAGCAgtggaaaaagaaatttgtgttTATTCTGAATAAATCTGATATCTATCGTGATGCTCGTGAG CTTGAGGAAGCTATTTCATTTGTTAAAGAGAATACACGGAAGTTGCTTAATACAGAAAATGTGATATTGTATCCGGTGTCCGCACGGTCTGCTCTTGAGGCGAAGCTTTCAACAGCTTCTTTGGTTGGCAGAGATGATCTTGAGATCGCAGATCCTGGTTCTAATTGGAGAGTCCAGAGCTTCAATGAACTTGAGAAATTTCTTTATAGCTTCTTGGATAGCTCAACAGCTACCGGGATGGAGAGAATAAGGCTTAAATTGGAGACACCCATGGCGATTGCTGAGCGTCTCCTTTCTTCTGTGGAAGCTCTTGTGAGACAAGATTGCCTAGCTGCTAGGGAAGACTTGGCTTCAGCAGACAAGATTATCAGTCGAACTAAAGAATACGCGCTTAAGATGGAATATGAGAGCATTTCTTGGAGAAGGCAGGCTCTCTCGTTG ATTGATAATGCCAGATTACAAGTTGTTGATCTGATAGGAACTACCCTGCGACTATCAAGCCTTGATCTTGCGATCTCGTACGTGTTCAAAGGGGAAAAATCGGCCTCAGTAGCAGCTACATCCAAAGTTCAAG GAATTGCTTGGAAAATATGCTGA
- the FZL gene encoding FZO-like protein (FZO-like (FZL); FUNCTIONS IN: thiamin-phosphate diphosphorylase activity, GTP binding; INVOLVED IN: vegetative to reproductive phase transition of meristem, thylakoid membrane organization; LOCATED IN: chloroplast membrane, chloroplast; EXPRESSED IN: 23 plant structures; EXPRESSED DURING: 13 growth stages; CONTAINS InterPro DOMAIN/s: Thiamine monophosphate synthase (InterPro:IPR003733), GTP-binding protein, HSR1-related (InterPro:IPR002917); Has 4318 Blast hits to 3768 proteins in 1124 species: Archae - 53; Bacteria - 3501; Metazoa - 428; Fungi - 84; Plants - 66; Viruses - 0; Other Eukaryotes - 186 (source: NCBI BLink).), with the protein MRTLISHRQCVTSPFLISAASPPFPGRCFKLSSFTPPRHRRFSSLSIRNISHESADQTSSSRPRTLYPGGYKRPELAVPGLLLRLDADEVMSGNREETLDLVDRALAKSVQIVVIDGGATAGKLYEAACLLKSLVKGRAYLLIAERVDIASAVGASGVALSDEGLPAIVARNTLMGSNPDSVLLPLVARIVKDVDSALIASSSEGADFLILGSGEEDTQVADSLLKSVKIPIYVTCRGNEEAKEELQLLKSGVSGFVISLKDLRSSRDVALRQSLDGAYVVNNHETQNMNELPEKKNSAGFIKLEDKQKLIVEMEKSVLRETIEIIHKAAPLMEEVSLLIDAVSRIDEPFLMVIVGEFNSGKSTVINALLGKRYLKEGVVPTTNEITFLCYSDLESEEQQRCQTHPDGQYVCYLPAPILKDINIVDTPGTNVILQRQQRLTEEFVPRADLLVFVLSADRPLTESEVAFLRYTQQWKKKFVFILNKSDIYRDARELEEAISFVKENTRKLLNTENVILYPVSARSALEAKLSTASLVGRDDLEIADPGSNWRVQSFNELEKFLYSFLDSSTATGMERIRLKLETPMAIAERLLSSVEALVRQDCLAAREDLASADKIISRTKEYALKMEYESISWRRQALSLIDNARLQVVDLIGTTLRLSSLDLAISYVFKGEKSASVAATSKVQGEILAPALTNAKELLGKYAEWLQSNTAREGSLSLKSFENKWPTYVNSKTQLGIDTYDLLQKTDKVSLKTIQNLSAGTTSKRLEQDIREVFFVTVGGLGAAGLSASLLTSVLPTTLEDLLALGLCSAGGYVAIANFPYRRQAIIGKVNKVADALAQQLEDAMQKDLSDATSNLVNFVNIVAKPYREEAQLRLDRLLGIQKELSDIRSKLQLLQVDIDNLHVSRDEMRL; encoded by the exons atGAGAACTCTAATCTCTCACCGGCAATGTGTGACGTCACCGTTTCTTATCTCCGCCGCATCTCCACCGTTTCCTGGCCGGTGCTTTAAGTTATCCTCCTTTACTCCTCCACGTCATAGgcgtttttcttctctctcgatCAGAAACATTTCGCATGAATCCGCCGATcagacttcttcttctaggcCGCGAACTCTTTATCCTGGTGGTTACAAGCGTCCCGAACTCGCCGTTCCCGGTTTACTTCTCCGGCTAGACGCCGACGAGGTTATGAGCGGGAATCGTGAAGAGACTCTTGATTTGGTCGACCGTGCTTTAGCTAAATCGGTTCAAATCGTCGTGATTGATGGCGGAGCCACCGCTGGTAAGCTCTACGAGGCGGCTTGTTTGCTGAAATCACTTGTCAAAGGCCGTGCTTACCTCTTGATCGCTGAACGTGTTGATATCGCCTCCGCCGTTGGTGCTAGTGGTGTTGCTCTCTCCGACGAAG GTCTTCCGGCGATTGTGGCGAGAAACACATTGATGGGATCCAACCCCGACTCGGTACTTCTTCCACTGGTAGCTCGGATTGTGAAGGATGTTGATTCTGCTCTAATTGCCTCAAGCTCCGAGGGTGCTGATTTCCTTATACTTGGATCTGGTGAAGAAGATACGCAAGTGGCGGATTCTTTGTTGAAGAGCGTGAAAATACCGATATATGTGACTTGCAGAGGCaatgaagaagctaaagaagaaTTGCAGTTACTGAAATCAGgtgtttctggttttgttaTTTCGTTGAAAGATTTGCGTTCTTCTAGGGATGTAGCTCTTCGCCAGAGTCTTGATGGAGCTTATGTTGTAAATAATCATGAGACACAAAATATGAATGAACTGCCGGAGAAAAAGAATTCTGCTGGCTTCATAAAATTAGAGGACAAACAGAAACTAATAGTAGAAATGGAGAAATCTGTGTTGAGAGAGACGATTGAAATCATCCACAAGGCGGCTCCACTG ATGGAGGAAGTCTCCCTTCTAATTGATGCTGTTTCTCGGATCGATGAGCCGTTTCTGATGGTTATAGTG GGGGAATTTAACTCTGGAAAATCAACGGTTATCAATGCACTTCTTGGGAAGAGATACCTGAAAGAAGGGGTAGTCCCCACTACCAATGAAATCACGTTTCTGTGCTACTCTGACTTGGAATCCGAAGAGCAACAACGTTGCCAAACACATCCAGATGGCCAATATGTATGCTATCTTCCTGCACCAATACTTAAGGAT ATAAATATTGTTGACACACCTGGGACCAATGTGATCCTTCAAAGGCAACAGCGTCTTACAGAAGAATTTGTTCCACGTGCAgatttgcttgtttttgttctttctgcTGACCGCCCTTTAACTGAAAGTGAG GTTGCGTTTCTCCGGTACACACAGCAgtggaaaaagaaatttgtgttTATTCTGAATAAATCTGATATCTATCGTGATGCTCGTGAG CTTGAGGAAGCTATTTCATTTGTTAAAGAGAATACACGGAAGTTGCTTAATACAGAAAATGTGATATTGTATCCGGTGTCCGCACGGTCTGCTCTTGAGGCGAAGCTTTCAACAGCTTCTTTGGTTGGCAGAGATGATCTTGAGATCGCAGATCCTGGTTCTAATTGGAGAGTCCAGAGCTTCAATGAACTTGAGAAATTTCTTTATAGCTTCTTGGATAGCTCAACAGCTACCGGGATGGAGAGAATAAGGCTTAAATTGGAGACACCCATGGCGATTGCTGAGCGTCTCCTTTCTTCTGTGGAAGCTCTTGTGAGACAAGATTGCCTAGCTGCTAGGGAAGACTTGGCTTCAGCAGACAAGATTATCAGTCGAACTAAAGAATACGCGCTTAAGATGGAATATGAGAGCATTTCTTGGAGAAGGCAGGCTCTCTCGTTG ATTGATAATGCCAGATTACAAGTTGTTGATCTGATAGGAACTACCCTGCGACTATCAAGCCTTGATCTTGCGATCTCGTACGTGTTCAAAGGGGAAAAATCGGCCTCAGTAGCAGCTACATCCAAAGTTCAAGGTGAAATACTCGCTCCAGCACTCACAAATGCGAAA GAATTGCTTGGAAAATATGCTGAATGGCTACAATCAAATACTGCCCGTGAAGGGAGTCTGTCTCTGAAATCATTCGAAAACAAATGGCCAACATATGTCAATTCAAAAACGCAATTGGGCATAGACACATATGACTTACTTCAGAAAACTGATAAAGTCAGCTTGAAAACAATACAGAACTTGAGTGCCGGAACCACATCAAAACGATTGGAACAAGATATTCGAGAAGTG TTCTTTGTGACAGTTGGTGGGCTTGGAGCTGCAGGACTGTCTGCATCACTTCTAACCTCAGTGCTACCGACCACACTGGAAGATCTTCTTGCTCTTGGCCTTTGCTCCGCTGGAGG GTATGTGGCTATAGCAAACTTCCCATATCGAAGACAGGCTATAATTGGTAAGGTGAATAAAGTGGCTGATGCGTTGGCTCAACAGCTCGAAGACGCTATGCAAAAAGATCTTTCAGATGCGACGAGTAATCTAGTTAACTTTGTGAATATTGTTGCCAAGCCTTATCGAGAAGAAGCTCAGCTAAGACTTGATCGTCTTTTAGGAATCCAGAAAGAATTATCAGATATTAGAAGTAAATTACAGTTGCTACAAGTTGATATTGATAACCTTCATGTATCACGAGACGAGATGAGACTTTAG
- the FZL gene encoding FZO-like protein (FZO-like (FZL); FUNCTIONS IN: thiamin-phosphate diphosphorylase activity, GTP binding, GTPase activity; INVOLVED IN: vegetative to reproductive phase transition of meristem, thylakoid membrane organization; LOCATED IN: chloroplast membrane, chloroplast; EXPRESSED IN: 23 plant structures; EXPRESSED DURING: 13 growth stages; CONTAINS InterPro DOMAIN/s: Thiamine monophosphate synthase (InterPro:IPR003733), Protein synthesis factor, GTP-binding (InterPro:IPR000795); Has 4303 Blast hits to 3755 proteins in 1119 species: Archae - 53; Bacteria - 3491; Metazoa - 428; Fungi - 84; Plants - 61; Viruses - 0; Other Eukaryotes - 186 (source: NCBI BLink).) — protein MRTLISHRQCVTSPFLISAASPPFPGRCFKLSSFTPPRHRRFSSLSIRNISHESADQTSSSRPRTLYPGGYKRPELAVPGLLLRLDADEVMSGNREETLDLVDRALAKSVQIVVIDGGATAGKLYEAACLLKSLVKGRAYLLIAERVDIASAVGASGVALSDEGLPAIVARNTLMGSNPDSVLLPLVARIVKDVDSALIASSSEGADFLILGSGEEDTQVADSLLKSVKIPIYVTCRGNEEAKEELQLLKSGVSGFVISLKDLRSSRDVALRQSLDGAYVVNNHETQNMNELPEKKNSAGFIKLEDKQKLIVEMEKSVLRETIEIIHKAAPLMEEVSLLIDAVSRIDEPFLMVIVGEFNSGKSTVINALLGKRYLKEGVVPTTNEITFLCYSDLESEEQQRCQTHPDGQYVCYLPAPILKDINIVDTPGTNVILQRQQRLTEEFVPRADLLVFVLSADRPLTESEVAFLRYTQQWKKKFVFILNKSDIYRDARELEEAISFVKENTRKLLNTENVILYPVSARSALEAKLSTASLVGRDDLEIADPGSNWRVQSFNELEKFLYSFLDSSTATGMERIRLKLETPMAIAERLLSSVEALVRQDCLAAREDLASADKIISRTKEYALKMEYESISWRRQALSLIDNARLQVVDLIGTTLRLSSLDLAISYVFKGEKSASVAATSKVQGEILAPALTNAKVSVMLYSLSIGLTGDMLVIYMRNCLENMLNGYNQILPVKGVCL, from the exons atGAGAACTCTAATCTCTCACCGGCAATGTGTGACGTCACCGTTTCTTATCTCCGCCGCATCTCCACCGTTTCCTGGCCGGTGCTTTAAGTTATCCTCCTTTACTCCTCCACGTCATAGgcgtttttcttctctctcgatCAGAAACATTTCGCATGAATCCGCCGATcagacttcttcttctaggcCGCGAACTCTTTATCCTGGTGGTTACAAGCGTCCCGAACTCGCCGTTCCCGGTTTACTTCTCCGGCTAGACGCCGACGAGGTTATGAGCGGGAATCGTGAAGAGACTCTTGATTTGGTCGACCGTGCTTTAGCTAAATCGGTTCAAATCGTCGTGATTGATGGCGGAGCCACCGCTGGTAAGCTCTACGAGGCGGCTTGTTTGCTGAAATCACTTGTCAAAGGCCGTGCTTACCTCTTGATCGCTGAACGTGTTGATATCGCCTCCGCCGTTGGTGCTAGTGGTGTTGCTCTCTCCGACGAAG GTCTTCCGGCGATTGTGGCGAGAAACACATTGATGGGATCCAACCCCGACTCGGTACTTCTTCCACTGGTAGCTCGGATTGTGAAGGATGTTGATTCTGCTCTAATTGCCTCAAGCTCCGAGGGTGCTGATTTCCTTATACTTGGATCTGGTGAAGAAGATACGCAAGTGGCGGATTCTTTGTTGAAGAGCGTGAAAATACCGATATATGTGACTTGCAGAGGCaatgaagaagctaaagaagaaTTGCAGTTACTGAAATCAGgtgtttctggttttgttaTTTCGTTGAAAGATTTGCGTTCTTCTAGGGATGTAGCTCTTCGCCAGAGTCTTGATGGAGCTTATGTTGTAAATAATCATGAGACACAAAATATGAATGAACTGCCGGAGAAAAAGAATTCTGCTGGCTTCATAAAATTAGAGGACAAACAGAAACTAATAGTAGAAATGGAGAAATCTGTGTTGAGAGAGACGATTGAAATCATCCACAAGGCGGCTCCACTG ATGGAGGAAGTCTCCCTTCTAATTGATGCTGTTTCTCGGATCGATGAGCCGTTTCTGATGGTTATAGTG GGGGAATTTAACTCTGGAAAATCAACGGTTATCAATGCACTTCTTGGGAAGAGATACCTGAAAGAAGGGGTAGTCCCCACTACCAATGAAATCACGTTTCTGTGCTACTCTGACTTGGAATCCGAAGAGCAACAACGTTGCCAAACACATCCAGATGGCCAATATGTATGCTATCTTCCTGCACCAATACTTAAGGAT ATAAATATTGTTGACACACCTGGGACCAATGTGATCCTTCAAAGGCAACAGCGTCTTACAGAAGAATTTGTTCCACGTGCAgatttgcttgtttttgttctttctgcTGACCGCCCTTTAACTGAAAGTGAG GTTGCGTTTCTCCGGTACACACAGCAgtggaaaaagaaatttgtgttTATTCTGAATAAATCTGATATCTATCGTGATGCTCGTGAG CTTGAGGAAGCTATTTCATTTGTTAAAGAGAATACACGGAAGTTGCTTAATACAGAAAATGTGATATTGTATCCGGTGTCCGCACGGTCTGCTCTTGAGGCGAAGCTTTCAACAGCTTCTTTGGTTGGCAGAGATGATCTTGAGATCGCAGATCCTGGTTCTAATTGGAGAGTCCAGAGCTTCAATGAACTTGAGAAATTTCTTTATAGCTTCTTGGATAGCTCAACAGCTACCGGGATGGAGAGAATAAGGCTTAAATTGGAGACACCCATGGCGATTGCTGAGCGTCTCCTTTCTTCTGTGGAAGCTCTTGTGAGACAAGATTGCCTAGCTGCTAGGGAAGACTTGGCTTCAGCAGACAAGATTATCAGTCGAACTAAAGAATACGCGCTTAAGATGGAATATGAGAGCATTTCTTGGAGAAGGCAGGCTCTCTCGTTG ATTGATAATGCCAGATTACAAGTTGTTGATCTGATAGGAACTACCCTGCGACTATCAAGCCTTGATCTTGCGATCTCGTACGTGTTCAAAGGGGAAAAATCGGCCTCAGTAGCAGCTACATCCAAAGTTCAAGGTGAAATACTCGCTCCAGCACTCACAAATGCGAAAGTAAGTGTGATGCTTTATTCTTTGAGTATTGGCCTAACTGGGGACATGTTGGTCATATATATGAG GAATTGCTTGGAAAATATGCTGAATGGCTACAATCAAATACTGCCCGTGAAGGGAGTCTGTCTCTGA
- the FZL gene encoding FZO-like protein — MRTLISHRQCVTSPFLISAASPPFPGRCFKLSSFTPPRHRRFSSLSIRNISHESADQTSSSRPRTLYPGGYKRPELAVPGLLLRLDADEVMSGNREETLDLVDRALAKSVQIVVIDGGATAGKLYEAACLLKSLVKGRAYLLIAERVDIASAVGASGVALSDEGLPAIVARNTLMGSNPDSVLLPLVARIVKDVDSALIASSSEGADFLILGSGEEDTQVADSLLKSVKIPIYVTCRGNEEAKEELQLLKSGVSGFVISLKDLRSSRDVALRQSLDGAYVVNNHETQNMNELPEKKNSAGFIKLEDKQKLIVEMEKSVLRETIEIIHKAAPLMEEVSLLIDAVSRIDEPFLMVIVGEFNSGKSTVINALLGKRYLKEGVVPTTNEITFLCYSDLESEEQQRCQTHPDGQYVCYLPAPILKDINIVDTPGTNVILQRQQRLTEEFVPRADLLVFVLSADRPLTESELEEAISFVKENTRKLLNTENVILYPVSARSALEAKLSTASLVGRDDLEIADPGSNWRVQSFNELEKFLYSFLDSSTATGMERIRLKLETPMAIAERLLSSVEALVRQDCLAAREDLASADKIISRTKEYALKMEYESISWRRQALSLIDNARLQVVDLIGTTLRLSSLDLAISYVFKGEKSASVAATSKVQGEILAPALTNAKELLGKYAEWLQSNTAREGSLSLKSFENKWPTYVNSKTQLGIDTYDLLQKTDKVSLKTIQNLSAGTTSKRLEQDIREVFFVTVGGLGAAGLSASLLTSVLPTTLEDLLALGLCSAGGYVAIANFPYRRQAIIGKVNKVADALAQQLEDAMQKDLSDATSNLVNFVNIVAKPYREEAQLRLDRLLGIQKELSDIRSKLQLLQVDIDNLHVSRDEMRL; from the exons atGAGAACTCTAATCTCTCACCGGCAATGTGTGACGTCACCGTTTCTTATCTCCGCCGCATCTCCACCGTTTCCTGGCCGGTGCTTTAAGTTATCCTCCTTTACTCCTCCACGTCATAGgcgtttttcttctctctcgatCAGAAACATTTCGCATGAATCCGCCGATcagacttcttcttctaggcCGCGAACTCTTTATCCTGGTGGTTACAAGCGTCCCGAACTCGCCGTTCCCGGTTTACTTCTCCGGCTAGACGCCGACGAGGTTATGAGCGGGAATCGTGAAGAGACTCTTGATTTGGTCGACCGTGCTTTAGCTAAATCGGTTCAAATCGTCGTGATTGATGGCGGAGCCACCGCTGGTAAGCTCTACGAGGCGGCTTGTTTGCTGAAATCACTTGTCAAAGGCCGTGCTTACCTCTTGATCGCTGAACGTGTTGATATCGCCTCCGCCGTTGGTGCTAGTGGTGTTGCTCTCTCCGACGAAG GTCTTCCGGCGATTGTGGCGAGAAACACATTGATGGGATCCAACCCCGACTCGGTACTTCTTCCACTGGTAGCTCGGATTGTGAAGGATGTTGATTCTGCTCTAATTGCCTCAAGCTCCGAGGGTGCTGATTTCCTTATACTTGGATCTGGTGAAGAAGATACGCAAGTGGCGGATTCTTTGTTGAAGAGCGTGAAAATACCGATATATGTGACTTGCAGAGGCaatgaagaagctaaagaagaaTTGCAGTTACTGAAATCAGgtgtttctggttttgttaTTTCGTTGAAAGATTTGCGTTCTTCTAGGGATGTAGCTCTTCGCCAGAGTCTTGATGGAGCTTATGTTGTAAATAATCATGAGACACAAAATATGAATGAACTGCCGGAGAAAAAGAATTCTGCTGGCTTCATAAAATTAGAGGACAAACAGAAACTAATAGTAGAAATGGAGAAATCTGTGTTGAGAGAGACGATTGAAATCATCCACAAGGCGGCTCCACTG ATGGAGGAAGTCTCCCTTCTAATTGATGCTGTTTCTCGGATCGATGAGCCGTTTCTGATGGTTATAGTG GGGGAATTTAACTCTGGAAAATCAACGGTTATCAATGCACTTCTTGGGAAGAGATACCTGAAAGAAGGGGTAGTCCCCACTACCAATGAAATCACGTTTCTGTGCTACTCTGACTTGGAATCCGAAGAGCAACAACGTTGCCAAACACATCCAGATGGCCAATATGTATGCTATCTTCCTGCACCAATACTTAAGGAT ATAAATATTGTTGACACACCTGGGACCAATGTGATCCTTCAAAGGCAACAGCGTCTTACAGAAGAATTTGTTCCACGTGCAgatttgcttgtttttgttctttctgcTGACCGCCCTTTAACTGAAAGTGAG CTTGAGGAAGCTATTTCATTTGTTAAAGAGAATACACGGAAGTTGCTTAATACAGAAAATGTGATATTGTATCCGGTGTCCGCACGGTCTGCTCTTGAGGCGAAGCTTTCAACAGCTTCTTTGGTTGGCAGAGATGATCTTGAGATCGCAGATCCTGGTTCTAATTGGAGAGTCCAGAGCTTCAATGAACTTGAGAAATTTCTTTATAGCTTCTTGGATAGCTCAACAGCTACCGGGATGGAGAGAATAAGGCTTAAATTGGAGACACCCATGGCGATTGCTGAGCGTCTCCTTTCTTCTGTGGAAGCTCTTGTGAGACAAGATTGCCTAGCTGCTAGGGAAGACTTGGCTTCAGCAGACAAGATTATCAGTCGAACTAAAGAATACGCGCTTAAGATGGAATATGAGAGCATTTCTTGGAGAAGGCAGGCTCTCTCGTTG ATTGATAATGCCAGATTACAAGTTGTTGATCTGATAGGAACTACCCTGCGACTATCAAGCCTTGATCTTGCGATCTCGTACGTGTTCAAAGGGGAAAAATCGGCCTCAGTAGCAGCTACATCCAAAGTTCAAGGTGAAATACTCGCTCCAGCACTCACAAATGCGAAA GAATTGCTTGGAAAATATGCTGAATGGCTACAATCAAATACTGCCCGTGAAGGGAGTCTGTCTCTGAAATCATTCGAAAACAAATGGCCAACATATGTCAATTCAAAAACGCAATTGGGCATAGACACATATGACTTACTTCAGAAAACTGATAAAGTCAGCTTGAAAACAATACAGAACTTGAGTGCCGGAACCACATCAAAACGATTGGAACAAGATATTCGAGAAGTG TTCTTTGTGACAGTTGGTGGGCTTGGAGCTGCAGGACTGTCTGCATCACTTCTAACCTCAGTGCTACCGACCACACTGGAAGATCTTCTTGCTCTTGGCCTTTGCTCCGCTGGAGG GTATGTGGCTATAGCAAACTTCCCATATCGAAGACAGGCTATAATTGGTAAGGTGAATAAAGTGGCTGATGCGTTGGCTCAACAGCTCGAAGACGCTATGCAAAAAGATCTTTCAGATGCGACGAGTAATCTAGTTAACTTTGTGAATATTGTTGCCAAGCCTTATCGAGAAGAAGCTCAGCTAAGACTTGATCGTCTTTTAGGAATCCAGAAAGAATTATCAGATATTAGAAGTAAATTACAGTTGCTACAAGTTGATATTGATAACCTTCATGTATCACGAGACGAGATGAGACTTTAG